The following proteins are encoded in a genomic region of Thermovenabulum gondwanense:
- a CDS encoding cyclodeaminase/cyclohydrolase family protein: MYIEKTVRQFTEALSSKEPVPGGGGAAALAGALGNALGSMVANLTVGKEKYKDVEPEVKQILQKTQELQEKLLLLIDEDAKVFSSVAAAYKMPKNTEEEKEKKRQALEKALKEACQVPVKIMEYSLEALKLQRRLADIGNKLAISDAGVGALLLKSAVLSGKLNVVINLNGMDDEEFVKKISERIEKICKEAEILADEAYKIVLEKLKG; this comes from the coding sequence TCTCTCGTCAAAGGAGCCCGTACCCGGGGGAGGGGGCGCCGCTGCATTAGCCGGCGCCCTCGGTAATGCCCTGGGCAGCATGGTAGCAAACCTGACGGTGGGGAAAGAAAAATACAAAGACGTAGAACCCGAAGTAAAACAAATATTACAAAAAACCCAGGAACTGCAGGAAAAACTCCTTTTGCTCATAGACGAAGACGCAAAAGTATTCAGCAGCGTAGCCGCCGCCTACAAAATGCCCAAAAACACCGAAGAAGAAAAAGAAAAAAAACGGCAGGCCTTAGAAAAAGCACTAAAAGAAGCCTGCCAGGTTCCCGTTAAAATAATGGAATACTCCTTGGAAGCACTCAAGCTTCAAAGGAGGCTTGCCGACATAGGCAACAAACTTGCAATAAGCGATGCGGGAGTGGGAGCTTTGCTTTTAAAATCAGCCGTCTTGAGTGGAAAATTAAATGTTGTAATTAATCTAAATGGAATGGATGATGAGGAATTTGTTAAAAAAATCAGTGAACGCATAGAAAAAATCTGCAAGGAAGCGGAGATTTTAGCCGATGAAGCTTATAAA